One Lutzomyia longipalpis isolate SR_M1_2022 chromosome 4, ASM2433408v1 DNA segment encodes these proteins:
- the LOC129796568 gene encoding lactoylglutathione lyase has protein sequence MGEPSGLSNSEAKELCQAADPATKDFLFQQTMYRIKDPKKTLPFYTGVLGMTLLTKLDFPEMKFTLYFLGYENPSDVPQNQSERNRWALSRKATLELTHNWGTETDPDQKYHTGNSDPRGYGHIGVLVPDVYEACARFEKLGVEFVKKPDDGKMKGLAFIKDPDGYWIEIFNPHKMSSI, from the exons ATGGGAGAACCATCAGGACTATCCAATTCTGAAGCAAAAGAGCTCTGTCAAGCTGCTGATCCAGCTACCAAG GATTTTTTGTTTCAGCAGACAATGTATAGAATCAAGGATCCAAAAAAGACATTACCATTCTACACGGGAGTTCTTGGTATGACACTCCTTACCAAATTGGACTTCCCGGAGATGAAGTTTACTCTCTACTTCCTTGG GTACGAAAATCCCAGTGATGTACCCCAAAATCAGAGTGAACGCAATCGATGGGCGTTAAGTCGTAAAGCAACATTGGAACTGACTCATAATTGGGGTACTGAAACTGATCCGGACCAAAAGTACCACACAGGGAATTCCGATCCAAGAGGATATGGACACATTGGTGTTCTTGTTCCGGATGTTTATGAAGCTTGTGCAAGATTCGAAAAGCTTGGTGTGGAGTTTGTGAAGAAGCCGGACGATGGAAAAATGAAGGGTTTGGCATTTATTAAGGATCCCGATGGCTATTGGATTGAGATCTTCAATCCCCACAAGATGAgttcaatataa